The following proteins are co-located in the Paenibacillus sp. JNUCC32 genome:
- a CDS encoding CvfB family protein — MSLIAGTLTKLVVSREVSPYGYFLDGGDRDVLLHYSELTGKIEPGDTIEVFIFFDTEDRLAATMKKPFLTLGETAKLEVADVHPRLGCFLEMGLGRQLLLPIRELPELRELHPQVGDHVFVIMEHDKQGRLRAKLAGEQELAPLAFHAPDSWKGQWFTALVYKPLQMGTFVIIDGGVVGFGAIGMIHSSERTRMLRLGEEVKVRVSHIREDGRVNLSMVPQKEIGRTDDADRLLAFLKERPGHAMPYSDETPPDIIKQRFGISKSAFKRALGKLMKEGQVTQKDSWTYMVKKEENSGSNE; from the coding sequence ATGAGTCTGATTGCCGGCACATTAACGAAACTCGTTGTATCCAGGGAAGTGTCCCCTTACGGTTATTTTCTGGATGGCGGAGATCGGGATGTGCTTCTTCACTATTCGGAGCTTACGGGTAAAATCGAGCCGGGGGATACGATAGAGGTCTTTATATTCTTCGATACGGAAGACCGCCTAGCCGCAACGATGAAGAAGCCGTTCCTAACGCTGGGCGAAACGGCGAAGCTTGAAGTGGCCGACGTCCATCCGCGCCTCGGCTGTTTCCTTGAGATGGGACTTGGCAGGCAGCTGCTGCTTCCGATCCGGGAATTGCCGGAGCTGCGGGAGCTTCACCCGCAAGTGGGAGACCACGTGTTTGTGATCATGGAGCATGATAAGCAAGGCCGGCTGCGAGCGAAACTCGCCGGGGAACAAGAGCTAGCTCCGCTTGCGTTCCATGCGCCGGATTCGTGGAAAGGCCAATGGTTTACTGCCCTGGTGTATAAACCGCTCCAGATGGGCACGTTTGTCATCATCGACGGCGGCGTGGTCGGCTTCGGCGCGATCGGCATGATCCATTCCTCGGAACGGACGCGGATGCTGCGTCTTGGCGAAGAGGTAAAGGTTCGGGTCAGCCATATCCGGGAGGATGGCAGGGTCAATCTGTCCATGGTTCCGCAAAAAGAGATCGGACGGACCGATGATGCAGACCGGCTGCTGGCTTTTCTGAAGGAGCGTCCCGGCCATGCGATGCCGTATTCGGATGAAACGCCGCCCGACATCATCAAGCAGCGTTTCGGCATCAGCAAATCAGCCTTTAAACGCGCCCTTGGCAAGCTGATGAAGGAAGGCCAGGTTACGCAGAAGGACAGCTGGACGTATATGGTCAAAAAAGAGGAGAACTCCGGTTCAAACGAATAA
- the yqeK gene encoding bis(5'-nucleosyl)-tetraphosphatase (symmetrical) YqeK, translating to MDYSRDELIEAVSSQMPAKRWEHTKGVMETAVILAGRFGADPVKADLAAILHDVAKYWPVQKLHQMMVEHKLSDELLHYDKQLWHAEVGAFVAEHEYGVTDAEVLDAIRYHTSGRIGMTLLDKVVCLADYMEPGRDFPGVNNIRELANHSLEEALAAGFDSTIGYLLSRRQIIFPLTVLARNDLIKQLEANS from the coding sequence ATGGACTACAGCCGTGATGAGCTCATAGAAGCCGTATCCTCCCAGATGCCGGCCAAGCGCTGGGAGCATACCAAAGGCGTCATGGAAACCGCGGTCATCCTTGCCGGCAGGTTCGGAGCCGACCCGGTTAAGGCGGACTTGGCCGCCATCCTGCATGACGTGGCTAAATACTGGCCCGTGCAGAAGCTTCATCAGATGATGGTGGAGCATAAGCTCTCCGACGAGCTGCTCCATTACGACAAACAGCTTTGGCATGCTGAAGTCGGGGCATTCGTAGCGGAACACGAATATGGCGTAACGGATGCCGAAGTGCTTGACGCCATTCGGTACCATACGTCGGGGCGCATCGGCATGACGCTCCTTGACAAGGTGGTCTGCCTGGCGGATTATATGGAACCGGGGCGGGATTTCCCCGGCGTGAATAATATTCGCGAACTGGCCAACCATAGCCTTGAAGAGGCGCTTGCAGCCGGTTTTGATTCGACGATTGGATATCTGCTCTCGCGCAGACAAATCATTTTTCCGTTGACGGTGCTTGCCCGCAACGATCTAATTAAGCAATTGGAGGCGAATTCATGA
- the nadD gene encoding nicotinate-nucleotide adenylyltransferase, with protein MKVGIMGGTFDPIHIGHMLAAECARDAYDLEEVWFMPSHIPPHKEDAGVTGLMRLEMTAEAIAGHPSFRTLDWEVKRGGVSYTVDTVRELRDAYPEHDFYFIIGADMVAYLPKWNRIGELAEMLTFIGLNRPGTELSVDDLPDFLQKAVVTAEMPLIEISSTIIRSRAASGSSIRYMVPDRVYDYIVRSGIYGLQP; from the coding sequence ATGAAGGTGGGGATAATGGGCGGAACCTTCGATCCCATTCATATCGGGCATATGCTCGCAGCCGAATGCGCGCGGGACGCTTACGATCTGGAAGAGGTGTGGTTTATGCCAAGCCACATCCCGCCGCATAAGGAAGATGCCGGCGTAACGGGCCTGATGAGGCTGGAGATGACCGCTGAAGCCATAGCCGGTCATCCGTCTTTTCGCACGTTGGATTGGGAAGTGAAACGCGGCGGCGTCTCCTACACGGTAGATACGGTCAGAGAGCTGCGCGATGCGTACCCCGAGCATGACTTCTACTTCATTATCGGTGCGGATATGGTTGCGTATCTTCCCAAGTGGAACCGGATCGGCGAACTGGCGGAAATGCTGACTTTTATCGGGCTTAACCGTCCCGGAACCGAACTATCGGTGGATGATCTGCCTGATTTTCTGCAAAAGGCGGTTGTCACGGCCGAGATGCCGCTGATCGAAATCTCCTCCACCATCATTCGGAGCCGGGCGGCATCAGGTTCGTCCATCCGTTATATGGTGCCGGACCGAGTATACGATTATATTGTTAGGAGCGGTATTTATGGACTACAGCCGTGA
- the rsfS gene encoding ribosome silencing factor, producing MTLKPNELLNVAVAAAEDKKAMDIVVLDLRGISLIADYFVICHGNSDTQVQAIATEVRKRAHDEGVALRGLEGMDAARWVLMDLGDVIVHIFHRDEREYYNIERLWSDAKVVENV from the coding sequence ATGACGTTGAAACCGAATGAATTGTTAAATGTGGCAGTAGCTGCCGCTGAAGATAAAAAAGCGATGGATATCGTGGTCCTGGATCTCAGAGGGATTTCCCTGATCGCCGACTATTTTGTCATTTGCCACGGTAACTCGGATACCCAGGTTCAAGCGATCGCAACCGAGGTCCGCAAACGGGCTCACGACGAGGGCGTGGCATTGCGCGGACTGGAAGGAATGGATGCTGCCCGTTGGGTGCTGATGGACCTTGGAGACGTGATCGTTCATATTTTTCACCGCGATGAGCGGGAATACTACAACATCGAGCGTTTGTGGTCGGACGCCAAAGTGGTGGAGAACGTATGA
- a CDS encoding class I SAM-dependent DNA methyltransferase, whose protein sequence is MLSYRKFAYVYDQLMEDMPYPDWIRFARTAWEKHGMPKSVVELGCGTGSITIPLVNSGFEVTGIDLSADMLSVARRKLEGTPQGHRLFREGSVRWVQQDMRSWELPEQVDSVISFCDCVNYLLEEKDIRSAFARTYNGLKEGGTFLFDVHHPNTLLRYDEEQPFVLDEREVSYIWTCDLDERRMEIEHHLSIFARDDQDRTIYRRFEETHVQRGYDPEWMKVELIKAGFRDVKCYADFEWTEAGQDASRLFYVAVK, encoded by the coding sequence ATGTTGTCTTACCGCAAGTTTGCTTACGTATATGATCAACTCATGGAAGACATGCCGTACCCGGACTGGATCCGCTTTGCGAGAACCGCCTGGGAGAAGCACGGAATGCCAAAAAGCGTCGTCGAGCTCGGATGCGGGACAGGCAGCATCACCATACCGCTCGTCAACTCCGGTTTTGAAGTAACGGGGATTGACCTGTCAGCGGATATGCTGTCGGTTGCCAGGCGCAAGCTGGAGGGCACGCCTCAGGGACATCGCTTGTTCCGGGAAGGGAGCGTCCGCTGGGTGCAGCAGGACATGCGTTCCTGGGAGCTGCCCGAGCAGGTGGATTCCGTCATTTCATTTTGTGATTGTGTGAACTACCTGCTGGAGGAGAAGGACATCCGCTCCGCTTTTGCAAGGACCTACAACGGTCTCAAGGAAGGCGGCACGTTCCTGTTTGACGTGCATCACCCCAATACGCTGCTGCGATACGACGAAGAGCAGCCATTTGTTCTGGATGAACGGGAAGTGTCCTATATATGGACATGCGACCTGGACGAACGCAGGATGGAGATTGAACACCATCTCTCCATTTTTGCACGGGATGACCAAGACCGAACGATCTACCGCCGCTTTGAAGAAACGCATGTCCAGCGGGGATACGACCCGGAATGGATGAAGGTTGAGCTGATTAAGGCCGGATTCCGGGACGTGAAATGCTATGCCGATTTTGAGTGGACGGAAGCGGGTCAGGATGCATCCAGGCTGTTCTACGTTGCCGTAAAATAA
- a CDS encoding AAA family ATPase, which translates to MPVSQESMKIITSVRTNLESCLLGKEFEIQLLLTALLAGGHVLIEDVPGTGKTQLIKALAKSMQGDYRRIQCNPDILPSDITGVSVFHPRDEMFYFRPGPVMTNILLADEINRATTKTQSALLEVMEERSVTVDGATHELPHPFMLCATQNPIDFEGTYMLPEAQLDRFMLKLSLGYPDAATEKQLMYRSRDGQLSDKLQPVTHMDKISSIQREIREVFIGEPVADYLLNITRSTREHPSVMLGASPRATLSFMNAVKAYAFLQERDYVLPDDVKTLAPYVLSHRIMLRPEARLDNASPESVLEFILRQVKVPVQMGR; encoded by the coding sequence ATGCCCGTAAGCCAAGAATCCATGAAAATCATTACCTCGGTACGAACCAATCTGGAGTCGTGCCTGCTAGGCAAAGAATTTGAGATCCAATTGCTCCTTACGGCGCTGCTCGCTGGCGGACATGTACTGATCGAAGATGTGCCCGGCACGGGAAAGACCCAACTGATCAAAGCACTAGCGAAATCCATGCAGGGGGATTACCGCCGCATTCAATGCAACCCGGATATCCTCCCGAGTGATATAACAGGCGTTTCCGTTTTCCACCCTCGAGACGAGATGTTTTACTTCCGACCAGGTCCGGTCATGACCAATATTTTGCTGGCGGACGAAATCAACCGGGCCACAACCAAAACGCAGTCGGCCCTGCTGGAAGTGATGGAGGAGCGCAGCGTAACGGTGGACGGGGCTACCCACGAACTCCCGCATCCTTTCATGCTGTGCGCGACCCAGAACCCGATTGATTTTGAAGGCACCTATATGCTTCCGGAAGCGCAGCTGGACCGGTTCATGCTGAAGCTGAGCCTGGGTTACCCTGATGCCGCCACGGAGAAGCAGCTGATGTACCGTTCGCGCGACGGGCAACTGTCGGACAAGCTTCAGCCTGTGACGCATATGGATAAGATTTCATCCATTCAGCGCGAGATTCGCGAGGTATTCATCGGCGAGCCCGTTGCCGATTACCTGCTGAATATCACCCGTTCGACCCGTGAGCACCCTTCCGTTATGCTGGGCGCAAGTCCACGGGCCACCCTGTCCTTCATGAATGCGGTTAAAGCCTATGCCTTCCTGCAAGAGCGGGATTACGTTCTGCCAGATGACGTGAAGACGCTTGCTCCCTACGTACTTTCGCACCGGATCATGCTGCGTCCGGAAGCCAGGCTCGACAATGCGAGTCCGGAGTCGGTGCTTGAGTTTATACTCCGTCAGGTTAAAGTGCCTGTTCAGATGGGGAGATAG
- a CDS encoding YqeG family HAD IIIA-type phosphatase gives MFEMLIPKLRVNTVFDINLEELYEQGYRGIITDLDNTLVGAKAPLATPELVVWFKRVKEIGFQLIIVSNNQLERVSKFATPLDIQYVHEARKPSNTPFRKAMNMMELTPEKTVVVGDQMLTDVYGGNRLGLYTVLVMPIAINDEGWFTRLVNRRVERIALTRLRKKGLWMEEEPKS, from the coding sequence TTGTTTGAAATGTTAATCCCAAAGCTCCGTGTCAACACGGTTTTTGATATTAACCTGGAGGAATTATATGAGCAGGGGTATCGTGGAATCATTACCGATTTGGACAATACCCTTGTTGGGGCCAAGGCGCCGCTTGCCACGCCGGAATTGGTCGTTTGGTTCAAAAGAGTGAAGGAGATCGGTTTCCAACTCATCATCGTCTCGAATAATCAGCTCGAGCGCGTATCTAAATTCGCGACGCCGCTGGACATCCAGTATGTGCATGAAGCCCGAAAGCCAAGCAATACTCCGTTTCGCAAAGCGATGAACATGATGGAGCTCACTCCGGAGAAAACGGTTGTTGTCGGCGACCAGATGCTGACCGACGTATACGGCGGGAATCGGCTCGGCTTGTATACGGTTCTGGTTATGCCCATCGCCATCAACGATGAAGGATGGTTTACCCGCCTCGTCAATCGTCGGGTGGAACGCATCGCCTTGACCCGTTTGCGCAAAAAAGGATTATGGATGGAGGAGGAACCGAAATCATGA
- a CDS encoding shikimate dehydrogenase yields the protein MKVNPMNERDYLLLGVMGDPIGHSKSPAMHDAAINALGLSGAYVPLHIRPQGLGDAIQAVKALGFRGVNVTIPHKVEVMKYLDVVDEGAQRIGAVNTIVNDNGKLTGYNTDGIGYVRSLKDEACPDLKGKRIVVIGAGGAARGIIYALIGEGPEKISIVNRTSAKALALAEEWSSLADLRGYGEEQAGEALSDADVIINTTSVGMFPRVSELPIPSESIREGTVVSDLIYNPLKTELLRQGELRRCTIHGGLGMFINQGAYAFEYWTGLTAPVQAMKEAVLTSFQSES from the coding sequence ATGAAAGTGAATCCAATGAACGAGCGTGATTATTTGCTCCTTGGCGTAATGGGGGATCCGATCGGCCACTCGAAATCGCCGGCCATGCATGATGCGGCGATCAACGCCCTAGGTTTGTCAGGAGCGTACGTCCCCCTTCATATTCGTCCGCAGGGCCTGGGCGACGCCATCCAGGCCGTCAAAGCACTGGGATTTCGAGGGGTGAACGTAACAATCCCGCACAAGGTGGAAGTCATGAAGTATTTGGACGTCGTCGATGAAGGGGCGCAGCGCATCGGTGCCGTGAACACCATCGTCAATGACAACGGCAAATTGACGGGTTACAATACGGACGGCATCGGATATGTTCGTTCATTAAAGGATGAAGCCTGTCCCGACCTGAAGGGAAAGCGCATCGTTGTCATTGGTGCGGGCGGTGCCGCAAGAGGCATCATCTATGCCCTCATCGGCGAAGGGCCCGAGAAGATATCCATTGTAAACCGGACGTCCGCCAAAGCATTGGCGCTTGCCGAGGAGTGGAGCTCGCTTGCGGACTTGAGAGGGTACGGAGAGGAACAGGCCGGAGAGGCGTTGTCGGATGCCGATGTAATCATTAACACGACCTCGGTGGGCATGTTTCCCCGGGTTTCGGAGCTTCCCATTCCGTCGGAGTCCATACGTGAAGGGACCGTTGTCAGCGATTTGATCTACAATCCGTTGAAGACCGAGCTGCTGCGGCAAGGGGAGCTTCGGCGATGCACCATACACGGCGGGCTTGGAATGTTCATTAATCAAGGTGCCTATGCATTCGAATATTGGACGGGTCTGACGGCACCCGTGCAGGCCATGAAGGAAGCCGTTCTGACCAGCTTCCAATCCGAGTCTTAA
- the yqeH gene encoding ribosome biogenesis GTPase YqeH, whose translation MTLPTGGDDIKKCSGCGIQLQSAAQDKPGYLPEKAWDRDPVICQRCFRIKNYNEASSVAVDQDEFLRLLGQIGGKNALVIHIVDLFDFEGSLISGLQRFVGNNPVILAVNKTDLLPKVTNWNKVLNWVQKQCKEHGLRTEDIVLCSAKKNQGFERLLETVAHYRGDRDVYVVGATNVGKSSLINRLIRDYSDLDQELTVSRYPGTTLDMVNIPLDDGRYIIDTPGIVYPWRYSELVSREDLGTVMPENPLKPMVYQLNEGQTLFFGGFGRFDFLQGEHQSFTCFISGRLGIHRTKLERADSLFAEHAGELLSPPTKERLEELPEWTRHEIRIPKGARQDVFISGLGWIKINGEQGALVAVHVPKGIKVLSRPSLI comes from the coding sequence ATGACGTTGCCTACAGGCGGAGATGACATCAAGAAGTGCAGCGGCTGCGGCATACAGCTTCAGAGCGCTGCGCAGGACAAGCCGGGCTATTTGCCGGAGAAGGCTTGGGACCGCGACCCGGTGATTTGCCAGCGCTGTTTCCGTATCAAGAATTACAACGAGGCTTCTTCGGTCGCCGTAGACCAGGATGAATTTTTACGGCTGCTCGGACAGATCGGCGGCAAGAATGCGCTGGTCATTCACATCGTGGATCTTTTCGATTTTGAAGGAAGCCTGATTTCAGGGCTGCAGCGGTTTGTCGGCAACAATCCGGTGATTCTGGCGGTTAACAAAACCGATCTTCTGCCGAAGGTGACCAATTGGAACAAGGTTCTGAATTGGGTGCAGAAGCAGTGCAAGGAGCATGGTCTGAGAACGGAAGACATCGTGCTCTGCAGCGCGAAGAAGAACCAAGGCTTTGAGCGGCTGCTGGAGACGGTTGCGCATTACAGGGGCGACCGGGATGTCTATGTGGTCGGCGCCACGAACGTGGGGAAATCCAGCTTGATCAATCGCCTGATCCGCGACTACAGCGATCTGGACCAGGAGCTGACCGTTTCCCGTTATCCCGGAACGACGCTCGATATGGTCAATATTCCGCTGGATGACGGCCGGTATATTATTGATACGCCCGGCATTGTGTACCCATGGCGCTACAGCGAGCTCGTGAGCCGTGAGGATTTGGGGACGGTCATGCCGGAGAATCCGCTGAAGCCGATGGTATACCAGCTGAACGAAGGGCAGACCCTCTTCTTCGGAGGTTTCGGCCGCTTTGATTTTCTGCAAGGGGAGCATCAATCCTTTACTTGCTTCATCAGCGGCCGGCTCGGCATTCATCGGACCAAGCTGGAACGGGCGGATTCGCTATTTGCGGAGCATGCCGGGGAGCTGCTGTCCCCGCCGACCAAGGAACGGCTTGAAGAGCTTCCGGAATGGACGAGACACGAAATTCGTATTCCTAAGGGTGCGCGCCAAGACGTGTTTATCTCGGGACTCGGCTGGATCAAGATCAACGGTGAGCAGGGAGCGCTTGTAGCGGTTCATGTACCTAAAGGTATCAAAGTCTTGTCGCGTCCATCCCTGATATAA
- a CDS encoding transglutaminase TgpA family protein: protein MMKLWLDKLSTTFFSTLTMLWIWIMGMQWVSFTETIWLSETTAIVIAALTITAVTEALLPIKQGYRVVLQFLLILYCVYSLLKTSGNPVPVFGAESFLTEELLYLFPYLWFAIAAWAMFLFLARWAKTKGRVLLVVGIHVISFAILDSFTKIVLWDEIAWVVGAGMGWLVSSHFNRFRRRFPQGWVNLSKYPFKIIANILVIFSLIIVAGVNMPHVKPTLTDPYTAWREWNGVPLSGVGTSGTGTLIESASESMSGYGREDNDLGGGFNFDYSPVMSITSEERSYWRGETRAVYSGTGWADGASSGRSGTGVDIGDALPGEAGTSVPTKKLEQSVTMLSDTVYPVLFGAYSVRQLESLDEDIDPDRLSWVTEGAEMHLDDVRDADYPKSYTLTSEVPVIPIDELSARTYDELYSGSFDEAYVQMPRNFPDRVSDLAEEITADGDTPYEKVMLLQQYLTSNYTYTNTPDLSLKKSDDFVDAFLFEIMEGYCDYFSTSMVMMTRSLDIPARWVKGYAPGRMTATEYVPVDGQTSIEPDNYTVTNADAHSWVEVYFGEYGWVPIEATPGFSMPILTADTEAEPVIEEEVEEEEKAEDEAAPAPTSDNPSSGWVKVIVTAAVVVIVLWILYIMWRMRISLRFAGARIRAGKPLTAADKVIAETERWIRSVQRKGLVRQEHETLRESVRRWAFAHPELEAELRPLLQQFEAARYSPAEVEEEQWRSVQQDAEKLKKSIKKVRIVPDKRLST from the coding sequence ATGATGAAGTTATGGCTGGACAAACTATCGACGACCTTCTTCAGCACGTTAACGATGCTGTGGATCTGGATCATGGGGATGCAGTGGGTATCCTTCACGGAAACGATATGGCTGTCGGAAACGACCGCCATCGTTATCGCGGCTCTAACGATTACGGCGGTTACCGAAGCGCTGCTGCCGATCAAGCAGGGTTACCGAGTGGTTCTCCAGTTTCTATTGATCCTGTATTGCGTATACAGTTTGCTGAAAACTTCCGGCAATCCGGTTCCTGTCTTCGGAGCGGAAAGTTTCCTGACCGAAGAACTCCTGTATCTCTTTCCTTATTTATGGTTTGCTATCGCTGCTTGGGCCATGTTCCTCTTTCTTGCCCGCTGGGCCAAAACCAAGGGACGCGTCCTTCTTGTAGTCGGGATCCACGTCATTAGTTTTGCCATTTTGGATTCCTTCACGAAAATCGTGCTGTGGGACGAGATTGCTTGGGTCGTCGGGGCCGGAATGGGCTGGCTCGTATCCAGCCACTTCAACCGGTTCCGCAGACGCTTTCCTCAAGGATGGGTCAATCTGTCGAAGTATCCGTTTAAGATTATCGCCAATATTCTGGTCATTTTCTCATTGATTATCGTGGCCGGCGTGAACATGCCCCACGTGAAGCCGACACTGACCGATCCTTATACGGCATGGAGAGAGTGGAACGGGGTACCGTTATCCGGCGTCGGCACATCGGGGACCGGAACCCTTATCGAGTCGGCGTCCGAAAGCATGTCCGGTTACGGAAGAGAGGATAACGATCTTGGCGGCGGTTTTAATTTTGATTATTCGCCGGTGATGTCGATCACCTCGGAAGAACGCAGCTATTGGCGCGGCGAAACCAGAGCCGTGTACTCGGGCACGGGCTGGGCTGACGGAGCCAGCAGCGGTCGATCCGGGACGGGAGTCGACATCGGCGACGCCTTGCCGGGAGAAGCCGGCACATCCGTACCTACCAAAAAGCTGGAACAATCGGTAACGATGCTGAGCGACACGGTGTATCCGGTCTTGTTCGGGGCCTACAGCGTTCGTCAGCTGGAAAGCCTGGATGAGGACATCGATCCGGACCGGCTCAGCTGGGTGACCGAAGGCGCGGAGATGCATTTGGACGACGTTCGCGATGCGGACTATCCGAAGAGTTATACCTTAACGTCGGAAGTTCCCGTCATCCCGATCGATGAGCTGAGCGCCAGAACTTATGATGAGCTGTATTCCGGCTCGTTCGACGAAGCCTACGTCCAGATGCCGAGAAATTTCCCGGACCGCGTATCGGATCTGGCCGAAGAAATTACGGCGGACGGAGACACGCCGTATGAGAAGGTTATGCTTTTGCAACAATATTTAACGAGCAACTATACCTATACCAACACCCCCGACCTTTCGCTCAAAAAGAGCGACGATTTCGTAGATGCCTTTTTGTTCGAAATCATGGAAGGGTATTGCGATTACTTCTCCACGTCCATGGTGATGATGACTCGGTCGCTGGATATCCCTGCTCGCTGGGTCAAGGGCTACGCCCCCGGCAGGATGACGGCTACGGAATACGTTCCGGTCGACGGTCAAACCTCGATCGAGCCTGATAACTATACCGTTACGAACGCTGACGCCCATTCCTGGGTTGAAGTATACTTCGGCGAGTACGGCTGGGTTCCGATCGAAGCGACTCCGGGATTCAGCATGCCGATTCTGACGGCAGACACCGAGGCTGAGCCCGTCATCGAGGAGGAAGTCGAAGAGGAAGAGAAGGCCGAGGACGAGGCAGCTCCTGCCCCGACTTCTGATAATCCATCATCCGGATGGGTTAAAGTCATAGTAACGGCAGCGGTGGTTGTCATCGTGCTGTGGATTCTGTATATCATGTGGAGAATGCGCATCAGCCTGCGCTTCGCCGGGGCACGGATTCGGGCAGGCAAGCCGCTGACGGCAGCGGATAAGGTGATTGCCGAGACGGAACGCTGGATCCGTTCCGTGCAGCGCAAGGGGTTGGTAAGGCAAGAACATGAAACGCTCCGTGAATCGGTTCGCCGCTGGGCATTTGCGCATCCTGAACTGGAAGCAGAGCTGAGACCGCTGCTGCAGCAGTTCGAGGCTGCCCGTTACAGCCCTGCGGAAGTGGAGGAAGAGCAGTGGCGCTCGGTCCAACAGGATGCCGAGAAGCTGAAGAAGTCCATCAAGAAGGTCCGCATTGTGCCGGACAAACGTCTATCAACGTAA
- a CDS encoding DUF58 domain-containing protein, which translates to MRRAVSLFLNGMQPSRLAAVLAVWCLCLLYVLFQGGKTSLMLFSMVSLLTVYLIGAGFGGVNRVKAHRVVLGGTERGGEQLHAGEQVRVKLEVHVPGLLPMPYMIVREVLQRHNGDSWSFEDSVIPNLRGAGKLVFQTPPLERGRYVFSKTECISEDIFGLMEHKGRIEVQTDFRVLPRTIYIPKWQRNIRNSRLGGTQTTVSASRRETTQINGVRDYVYGDRISRIHWNATAKTGSWKSKEFEHESFPRTMIVLDCAADGYDNAQQFELAVSAAASLIEYGAKEHAGTGLFTAAQETQMFAPADHAGERMRMIQHLVDVDYNRKSKLIASLEKSYRHFPKGALFLLISPMSGKEASEIMRWVETRGMNPCFLQIAPSKETAKRDESISLLQSRGISSYSVASLDELPAALGGGA; encoded by the coding sequence ATGCGCCGCGCGGTTTCGTTATTTTTGAATGGCATGCAGCCGTCCAGACTGGCAGCGGTATTGGCGGTATGGTGCCTATGTCTTTTGTATGTTTTATTCCAGGGAGGGAAAACCTCGCTCATGCTCTTCTCCATGGTCAGCCTTCTGACGGTCTATCTGATCGGCGCTGGTTTTGGCGGGGTCAATCGCGTCAAAGCGCACCGGGTCGTCCTTGGGGGAACGGAGCGCGGTGGAGAACAGCTTCATGCCGGCGAGCAGGTGCGCGTTAAGCTCGAGGTCCATGTCCCGGGGCTGCTGCCGATGCCCTATATGATCGTGCGCGAAGTGCTGCAGAGGCATAACGGAGACTCCTGGTCCTTTGAAGACAGCGTCATTCCGAACCTCCGGGGGGCAGGCAAGCTTGTATTCCAGACTCCTCCGCTCGAACGCGGGCGATATGTTTTTTCCAAGACGGAATGCATAAGCGAAGATATCTTCGGATTGATGGAGCATAAGGGACGCATCGAGGTTCAAACGGATTTCCGCGTTCTGCCGAGAACCATTTATATTCCAAAGTGGCAGCGGAACATTAGGAACTCCAGATTGGGCGGGACGCAAACCACGGTGTCGGCTTCAAGACGGGAAACCACGCAAATTAACGGCGTCCGCGATTATGTATATGGCGACCGGATCTCCCGGATTCACTGGAATGCAACGGCGAAGACCGGCTCGTGGAAATCGAAGGAATTCGAGCATGAGTCCTTCCCCAGAACGATGATCGTTCTGGATTGCGCCGCCGACGGATACGACAATGCCCAGCAATTCGAGCTTGCCGTATCGGCAGCCGCTTCGCTGATCGAATACGGGGCCAAGGAGCATGCGGGGACGGGGCTGTTCACGGCTGCCCAGGAAACCCAAATGTTCGCTCCGGCCGATCACGCCGGGGAACGGATGCGCATGATTCAGCATTTGGTTGACGTGGATTATAACCGGAAGAGCAAGCTGATTGCGTCCCTTGAGAAATCCTATCGCCATTTTCCCAAAGGAGCCTTGTTCCTGCTGATCAGCCCGATGAGCGGCAAAGAGGCTTCTGAGATCATGCGCTGGGTGGAGACCAGAGGGATGAACCCTTGCTTCTTGCAAATCGCTCCTTCCAAAGAAACAGCAAAACGCGATGAATCGATTTCGCTCCTGCAATCCCGGGGGATCTCAAGTTATTCGGTTGCTTCCCTCGATGAGCTTCCGGCTGCGCTTGGAGGTGGTGCATGA
- the yhbY gene encoding ribosome assembly RNA-binding protein YhbY, which produces MLTGKQKRHLRSLAHHLDPLFQVGKGGSNEHLIRHISEAIEKRELMKVSVLNNCLEDPREIAQELAEGAGAELVQVIGKTIVLYKESKDHKTIELP; this is translated from the coding sequence ATGTTAACAGGAAAGCAAAAACGACATTTACGCTCGCTCGCCCATCATCTGGATCCGCTGTTCCAGGTAGGCAAGGGAGGCAGCAACGAGCATCTGATCCGTCACATTTCCGAGGCGATCGAGAAGCGGGAACTCATGAAGGTATCCGTGCTCAACAACTGTCTTGAAGACCCGCGCGAAATCGCCCAGGAGCTTGCTGAAGGAGCCGGAGCCGAGCTGGTGCAGGTGATCGGCAAAACGATCGTGCTTTATAAAGAATCGAAAGACCACAAAACCATCGAACTGCCGTAG